Within Amycolatopsis sp. cg5, the genomic segment CAGTGCGGGCACGACGTCGTTCATGCCGGACATCGTGTCATCGCTTCGCGAGTTCGACCTCTTCACGCTCGTCGACCAGTGAAACCCCGCGGGTCTCCCGCGACGCCAGCACCGCGACGACCGTGATCGCGCAGGCCCCGACCAGGTACAGCGCCACCGGGGTGGTGCTGCCGAACGACTTGAGCAGCGCCGTCGCGATCAGCGGCGCGAGCCCGCCTGCCAGGATCGAGGCCAGCTGGTAGCCGATGGACGCGCCCGAGTACCGCACCTTGGTGCCGAACAGCTCCGAGAAGAACGCCGCCTGCGGCCCGTACATCGCGCCGTGCAGCACCAGCCCGACCGTGGTCGCGAGAATGATCAGCAGCGACGATTTCGTTGCCAGCAAAGGGAAGAACGCGAAGCCCCAGGCGCCGACACCGATCGCGCCGAACAGGTACACCGGACGACGGCCCAGCCGGTCGGACAACGCGCCCCACAGCGGGATGGTCGCGAAGTGGAACGCCGAGCCGATCAGCACGGCGGTCAGCCCCACCGACTTCGGCAGGTGCAGCGGCCCGGTCAGGTACACCAGGATGAACGCGGTGATCACGTAGTACGAGACGTTCTCCGCCATCCGCGCGCCCATCGCGACCAGCACTTCGCGCCAGTGCTCACGCAGCACGGTGACGATCGGCGCCTTCTCTTCGGGCTTGCGGTTCGCTTGCGCGGCAAGGAAAGCGGGCGACTCCGAGATCGCCATCCTGATCCACAGCCCGATCACCACGAGCACACCGGAGAGCAGGAACGGGATCCGCCAGCCCCAGGAGTAGAACTGCTCGTCGCTCTGCACCCCGGCCAGCAGCGCCAGCACGGCCGTCGCCAGCAGGTTCCCGCCCGGCGCGCCGCACTGCGGCCACGATGCCCAGAACCCGCGCCGTTTCGGATCGCCGTGCTCGGACACGATGAGCACCGCGCCACCCCACTCGCCACCGAGCGCGAAGCCCTGGACCAGCCGCAGCAGCGTGAGCAGGATCGGGGCGAGCGCGCCGACGGTCACGTACGTCGGCAGCAGGCCCATCGCGAACGTCGAGCCGCCCATCAGCAGCAGGCTCAGCACCAGCAGCTTCTTGCGCCCGATCTTGTCGCCGAAGTGCCCGAAGACGAGCCCGCCCAGCGGCCGCGCGACGAACCCGATCGCGTAGGTCGCGAACGACAGCAGCGTGCCGGTCAAGGGATCCGCCGTCGGGAAGAACAGCTTGTTGAACACCAGCGCGGCGGCCGAGGTGTAGAGGAAGAAGTCGTACCACTCGATCGTCGTGCCGATCAGGCTGGCACTGACGATCTTGGCGATGGGTTTGCTCATCGGCGACTCCTTTGTCGTTGCGGGGCGGGTGGTCACTGCGCGGTCCAACCCCCGTCGACCGGCAGCGACGCGCCGGTCAAGCTGTTCGCGGCAGGCAGGCAGAGCCACCGGACGAGGGCCGCGACCTCGTCCGGTTCGATGAGCCGCTTGACGGCCATGCGCCGCAGCAGCACCTGGTCGACGACCTCGGCGTCGCTGATGCCGTGCGCGCTGGCCTGCGCCGCGACCTGGCCTTCGACCAGCGGCGTGCGGACGTAGCCAGGGCAGACGCAGTTGCTGGTCACGCCGTGCTCGGCGCCTTCGAGCGCGGTCACCTTGCTGAGGCCTTCGAGCGCGTGCTTCGCGGTCACGTAGGCGACCTTGTACGGGCTCGCGCGCAGGCCGTGCACGCTCGACACGTTGATCACGCGTCCCCAGCGGCGCGCGTACATCTGCGGCAGGAACCGCCGGATCAGCAGGAACGGCGCGGTCACCATCACGCGCTGGATGAGGTCGAACTTCGCCGGGTCGAACTCGTGGATCGGCGCGACCTCCTGCAGGCCCGCATTGTTGACCAGGACGTCCACCTGCGCCGGCAGCGTCTCGATGGCCTTCGCGTCGGCCAGGTCGACCACATGCTCGGTGCCGCCGATCTCGGCGGCGACCGCGAACGCCGTCTCCGGGTTCCGGTCGACCACGTGCACCTTGGCGCCCGCCTCGGCGAGCGCCCGCGCGCAGGCCGCGCCGATCCCGCTGCCCGCGCCGGTCACCAGCGCCGTCTTCCCGGCCAAGTCCGTCATGCCGCGCAACGTTAGGTCCGCAAGCCCTACTCGGACATGTGATCAACACCCATAGTTCCCCGCGAACCCATGGTGCCG encodes:
- a CDS encoding MFS transporter; this encodes MSKPIAKIVSASLIGTTIEWYDFFLYTSAAALVFNKLFFPTADPLTGTLLSFATYAIGFVARPLGGLVFGHFGDKIGRKKLLVLSLLLMGGSTFAMGLLPTYVTVGALAPILLTLLRLVQGFALGGEWGGAVLIVSEHGDPKRRGFWASWPQCGAPGGNLLATAVLALLAGVQSDEQFYSWGWRIPFLLSGVLVVIGLWIRMAISESPAFLAAQANRKPEEKAPIVTVLREHWREVLVAMGARMAENVSYYVITAFILVYLTGPLHLPKSVGLTAVLIGSAFHFATIPLWGALSDRLGRRPVYLFGAIGVGAWGFAFFPLLATKSSLLIILATTVGLVLHGAMYGPQAAFFSELFGTKVRYSGASIGYQLASILAGGLAPLIATALLKSFGSTTPVALYLVGACAITVVAVLASRETRGVSLVDEREEVELAKR
- a CDS encoding 3-hydroxybutyrate dehydrogenase — its product is MTDLAGKTALVTGAGSGIGAACARALAEAGAKVHVVDRNPETAFAVAAEIGGTEHVVDLADAKAIETLPAQVDVLVNNAGLQEVAPIHEFDPAKFDLIQRVMVTAPFLLIRRFLPQMYARRWGRVINVSSVHGLRASPYKVAYVTAKHALEGLSKVTALEGAEHGVTSNCVCPGYVRTPLVEGQVAAQASAHGISDAEVVDQVLLRRMAVKRLIEPDEVAALVRWLCLPAANSLTGASLPVDGGWTAQ